A genomic segment from Bradyrhizobium sp. ISRA430 encodes:
- a CDS encoding nuclear transport factor 2 family protein — protein sequence MDQPQLDRLAIRDLVENWAVWRDAGDWERFATVWHEEGWMSATWFQGPARDFIRVSQEGFAKGVRILHFLGGTSIDLSGERAVAQTKMTISQRAAVHDVLCDVVCTGRFYDFLEKRQGKWGIVRRQPIYEKDRIDPVDPSATLRLDAHALAALPEGYRHLAYMQELIGYKVKRDMPGLTGAEVEKLYAEGREWLVAKAKEGHVGRT from the coding sequence ATGGACCAGCCGCAGCTCGATCGCCTCGCCATCCGCGACCTCGTCGAGAACTGGGCGGTGTGGCGCGATGCCGGCGACTGGGAGCGCTTTGCCACCGTCTGGCATGAGGAAGGCTGGATGTCCGCCACCTGGTTTCAGGGGCCGGCGAGGGATTTCATCCGCGTCAGCCAGGAAGGCTTTGCGAAGGGCGTACGCATCCTGCATTTCCTCGGCGGCACCAGCATCGATCTCTCCGGTGAGCGCGCCGTCGCGCAGACCAAGATGACCATCTCGCAGCGCGCGGCCGTGCATGACGTGCTCTGCGACGTCGTCTGCACCGGGCGCTTCTATGATTTCCTGGAGAAGCGGCAAGGCAAATGGGGCATCGTCCGCCGCCAGCCGATCTACGAGAAAGACCGGATCGATCCGGTCGATCCGTCGGCGACGCTCCGCCTCGATGCGCACGCTCTGGCGGCACTGCCCGAGGGCTACCGCCACCTCGCCTACATGCAGGAGCTGATCGGCTACAAGGTCAAGCGCGACATGCCGGGCCTGACCGGCGCCGAGGTCGAGAAGCTTTATGCCGAGGGACGCGAGTGGCTTGTCGCGAAGGCCAAGGAAGGCCACGTAGGCCGCACATGA
- a CDS encoding L,D-transpeptidase: MTKLSAVRRRFSPRAATALAFATALLTAPFGAAHAQMFGYAPMQPLAYSHGQAAPQATLSEEPQTSDDTALPERLRRQIVSFDRSEPAGTIVIDTGNTYLYYVLGNGRAIRYGVGVGREGFTWSGVQNVARKAEWPDWHPPAQMIARQPYLPRFVAGGPGNPLGARAIYLGSSEYRIHGTNDPTTIGKFVSSGCIRMTNEDVIDLFGRVNLGARVVVLPKNAPLMAKGSGGDRSGDPVRKRPAVTTQPSGRQALNISASS; this comes from the coding sequence ATGACAAAGTTATCTGCAGTCCGCCGCCGCTTCTCGCCGCGCGCCGCCACCGCGCTTGCCTTCGCGACCGCATTGTTGACCGCGCCGTTCGGCGCCGCGCACGCCCAGATGTTCGGTTATGCGCCGATGCAGCCGCTGGCGTATTCGCACGGCCAGGCTGCTCCGCAGGCCACCCTGAGCGAGGAGCCGCAAACCTCCGACGATACCGCGCTGCCCGAGCGCCTTCGCCGGCAGATCGTCAGCTTCGACCGCAGCGAGCCGGCCGGTACCATCGTCATCGATACCGGCAACACCTATCTCTATTATGTGCTCGGCAACGGCCGCGCCATTCGCTATGGCGTCGGTGTCGGCCGCGAGGGCTTCACCTGGTCGGGCGTGCAGAACGTCGCGCGCAAGGCGGAATGGCCGGACTGGCATCCGCCGGCCCAGATGATCGCGCGCCAGCCCTATCTGCCGCGTTTCGTCGCCGGTGGCCCGGGCAATCCGCTCGGCGCACGCGCGATATATCTCGGCTCGAGCGAATACCGGATCCACGGCACCAACGATCCCACCACGATCGGCAAGTTCGTCTCCTCCGGCTGCATCCGCATGACCAACGAGGACGTCATCGACCTGTTCGGCCGCGTCAATCTCGGCGCCAGGGTCGTGGTGCTGCCGAAGAACGCGCCGCTGATGGCCAAGGGAAGCGGGGGCGACAGGAGCGGCGATCCCGTGCGCAAGCGCCCGGCGGTGACGACGCAGCCTTCCGGCCGCCAGGCCCTGAACATCTCGGCGTCGTCGTGA
- a CDS encoding response regulator, which translates to MSRSQLVAEHLPLLRRYARALTGSQPSGDAYVAAMLEAMLGDPSVLDESHGPRAGLFRLFTQIWNSVSVNDDAEVTPLPMPPERRLSNITPLPRQAFLLLSLEGFSEEEVAYILNTDVAETRRLADAAGREMAAEIATDVLIIEDETFIAMDLESLVKNLGHNVVGVARTHSDAVALAKNKRPGLILADIQLADGSSGLDAVNELLRTFEVPVVFITAYPERFLTGERPEPAFLISKPFQPAMVSAVASQALFFQRNSRNRTPKAPAA; encoded by the coding sequence GGTGACGCCTACGTCGCAGCCATGTTGGAAGCCATGCTCGGGGATCCGTCGGTGCTCGACGAGAGCCACGGACCACGGGCCGGCCTGTTCCGGCTGTTCACCCAGATATGGAATTCGGTCTCCGTCAACGACGACGCCGAGGTCACGCCCTTGCCGATGCCGCCCGAGCGGCGGCTGTCGAACATCACGCCGCTGCCGCGGCAGGCATTCCTGCTGCTGTCGCTCGAAGGATTCTCCGAAGAGGAGGTCGCCTACATCCTCAATACCGATGTTGCGGAGACACGCCGGCTCGCCGACGCCGCGGGACGCGAGATGGCGGCCGAGATCGCTACGGATGTGCTGATCATCGAGGACGAGACCTTCATCGCCATGGACCTCGAGAGTCTGGTGAAGAATCTCGGCCACAACGTCGTCGGTGTCGCCCGCACCCATTCGGATGCGGTGGCGCTCGCCAAGAACAAGCGGCCCGGCCTGATCCTCGCCGACATCCAGCTCGCCGATGGCTCCTCGGGCCTCGATGCGGTCAACGAGCTCCTGCGCACTTTCGAAGTGCCGGTGGTGTTCATCACCGCCTATCCGGAGCGCTTCCTCACCGGCGAGCGCCCCGAGCCGGCGTTCCTGATCTCAAAGCCGTTCCAGCCAGCGATGGTGTCGGCAGTGGCGAGCCAGGCGCTGTTCTTCCAGCGCAACTCGCGCAACCGCACGCCCAAGGCGCCGGCGGCGTAG
- a CDS encoding DUF2865 domain-containing protein, with product MTRRSISKPALTAAALFAAASLSLALTTPPAYAEDFFSALFGGFRLRPPPQIQLPFPTDDMPRYDTPRSRAVYGGGAAYCVRGCDGRYFPAQGNDAESKAQSCKSFCPAAETSLVYGSNIDDATTDSGQSYSDLPNAFRYRNEIVTGCTCNGKDTVGLAPVKVEDDPTLRKGDIVAGRNGLVVANRNADDRGGGAMNFSPLPAKVRAKFRHLPVVAKE from the coding sequence ATGACGAGACGTTCGATCAGCAAACCGGCCCTGACCGCGGCGGCGCTATTTGCCGCCGCCTCCCTCAGCCTCGCGCTGACGACGCCGCCAGCGTATGCGGAGGATTTCTTCTCGGCGCTGTTCGGCGGTTTCCGCCTGCGGCCGCCGCCACAGATCCAGTTGCCGTTCCCGACCGACGACATGCCGCGTTACGACACACCACGCTCGCGGGCGGTCTACGGCGGCGGCGCGGCCTATTGCGTGCGCGGTTGCGACGGACGCTACTTCCCGGCGCAAGGGAATGACGCCGAGAGCAAGGCGCAATCCTGCAAGAGCTTTTGCCCGGCCGCGGAAACTTCGCTGGTCTATGGCAGCAACATCGACGACGCCACGACCGACAGCGGACAATCCTATTCCGACCTGCCGAACGCATTCCGCTATCGCAACGAGATCGTGACGGGCTGCACCTGTAACGGCAAGGACACGGTCGGACTCGCGCCGGTCAAGGTCGAGGACGACCCGACGTTGCGCAAGGGCGACATCGTCGCCGGCCGGAACGGCCTGGTCGTCGCCAATCGCAACGCCGACGATCGCGGTGGCGGCGCGATGAACTTCTCCCCGCTGCCGGCGAAGGTCCGCGCCAAATTCCGCCATCTGCCGGTGGTCGCGAAGGAGTAG
- a CDS encoding DUF883 family protein, with amino-acid sequence MSTTNGETGMSDWTDKATRERLEKDVAAVKSDIATLTEQITDALNTFANSAGKQARRGYRQARQNMDSTMEDMSDRGSAMMDAAQDAYGSIEETLEDAITQRPLATVGLALGIGFLIGIAWRR; translated from the coding sequence ATGTCGACGACCAATGGCGAAACCGGGATGAGCGACTGGACCGACAAAGCCACCAGAGAACGCCTCGAGAAGGATGTAGCAGCCGTGAAAAGCGATATCGCAACCCTCACAGAACAGATCACCGATGCGCTCAACACCTTCGCCAATTCCGCCGGCAAGCAGGCGCGGCGCGGCTATCGCCAGGCGCGCCAGAACATGGATTCGACGATGGAGGACATGTCGGACCGCGGCAGCGCGATGATGGACGCTGCACAGGACGCCTACGGCTCGATCGAGGAGACGCTGGAGGACGCGATCACGCAGCGCCCGCTCGCGACCGTCGGGCTCGCACTCGGCATCGGCTTCCTGATCGGCATCGCCTGGCGTCGCTGA
- a CDS encoding AI-2E family transporter, producing MRVLPSERLIPGNGEGAPLSDSHRELPPIIRRTEFVAFALAGLLVIAIAAVLYVGKAFFLPVVMAFVTGTMLSPAASFLERRKVPRALGAVLIVIAVTTVVAFVVALIASPAMEWRSRLPELGAELKEKLHVFDRPLAFWQELQTMVGGSPDGLPSFQMPKFEWVQPTLEFLSPTFTEFLLFFATLILFIASWRDLRRALIMTFSDHDARLRTLRILNEIEIHLGNYLLTVTVINIGVGIATGIVCALTGMPNPAGLGALAATLNFIPIIGPIAMFAVLVVVGLVAFPTIGGGLAAALAFGGITFMEGHFVTPTIIGRHLALNALAVLLALAFWTWMWGPVGAFLSSPLLIVALIVKEHLLPADSPQLPQD from the coding sequence GTGCGCGTCCTTCCCAGTGAACGTCTCATTCCCGGCAACGGCGAGGGCGCACCACTTTCCGACAGCCACCGCGAGCTGCCGCCCATCATCCGTCGTACCGAGTTCGTCGCGTTTGCGCTGGCGGGGCTGCTGGTGATTGCGATCGCCGCCGTGCTGTATGTCGGCAAGGCGTTCTTCCTGCCCGTCGTGATGGCCTTCGTCACCGGCACGATGCTGTCGCCGGCGGCGAGCTTCCTGGAGCGGCGGAAGGTACCGCGCGCGCTCGGCGCGGTGCTGATCGTGATCGCGGTGACCACCGTCGTCGCCTTCGTCGTCGCGCTGATCGCCTCGCCGGCGATGGAGTGGCGCTCGCGCCTGCCGGAATTGGGTGCGGAGCTGAAGGAGAAGCTGCACGTCTTCGATCGGCCGCTCGCGTTCTGGCAGGAGCTGCAGACGATGGTCGGCGGCAGCCCGGATGGGCTGCCGAGCTTCCAGATGCCGAAATTTGAATGGGTGCAGCCGACGCTGGAATTCCTGTCACCGACCTTCACCGAATTCCTGTTGTTCTTCGCCACCCTGATCCTGTTCATCGCGAGCTGGCGCGACCTGCGGCGGGCGCTGATCATGACTTTCAGCGACCACGACGCGCGACTGCGCACGCTTCGGATCCTCAACGAGATCGAGATTCATCTCGGCAATTACCTCTTGACCGTGACCGTCATCAATATCGGCGTCGGCATCGCCACCGGGATCGTCTGCGCGCTCACCGGCATGCCCAATCCCGCCGGGCTCGGCGCACTCGCCGCGACGCTGAACTTCATCCCGATCATCGGGCCGATCGCGATGTTCGCGGTGCTGGTGGTGGTGGGGCTTGTCGCCTTCCCGACCATCGGCGGCGGCCTCGCCGCCGCGCTCGCCTTCGGCGGCATCACCTTCATGGAAGGGCACTTCGTCACGCCGACGATCATCGGCCGGCACCTGGCGCTGAACGCACTGGCCGTCCTGCTCGCGCTGGCGTTCTGGACTTGGATGTGGGGACCGGTTGGCGCCTTCCTGTCGTCGCCGCTGCTGATCGTCGCCCTGATCGTGAAGGAGCATCTTTTGCCGGCGGATTCGCCGCAGCTTCCGCAGGACTGA